The DNA sequence TGTGGACCTGTTCAGTCCACTGTTCAGTCCAGCTGAAGCTGCCCCCAAACCCAGAGGCTTCAGTGCCATAAGATAAAATTTTCCATCAGTACCACAGAATGAGAATGATAGGAATGAAGGTGCTGTGGTGTCCTCAGGGACCTAGGCCTTTCGTCTCTGTGCGCCCAGCTCTGTGTCTGGCATGGAGATACCCAATAAGTTTCACCCGGAAGTGAATGATAACATTGACCCAGTCAGCAAACTCTTCCTGGTCTGTGGCAGGTCAGGGGAGCGGGGGTGGGCATGGCAAAGGCAAATCTCACCTACCCCAGCCCCCCACtatgctttcctttcttcctgctcaTTGACAACCCCTaaccccctccttctgcccccgcTGGGCTAGATCCTTGGTTGGTCCTGCGAGGGGGTGGCACCCTGGTGAGCCCTGGGAGGGTCTTTCCTGAGCCGGGCGTGTCCCCCTGCCAtccccacccttgccaggggaGACCCAGAAGCTGGAGACAGTGTGGCTCTCAGGGATCTGCCAGAACGAGAAGAACGAGGTGATGAGCAGTAAGCTGGACATCGACAACATGGCTGGCGTCTTCTACATGCTGCTGGTGGCCATGGGGCTGGCCCTGCTGGTCTTTGCCTGGGAGCACCTGGTCTACTGGAAACTGCGCCACTCAGTGCCCAGCACGCCTCGGCTGGACTTCCTGCTGGCCTTCAGCAGGGTGGGTGGCGCCACCCCGCCCCAGGCAGGCCCCTGCTGTAGGGGCACCCACCCAGTTAAGGCAGAGCTGGCCACAGCCCCACTTACCGATGTAAAAACCGAGGGCTTGCCAGCATCGCACAGCAGATGAGAAGCAGAACCGCTCTGCCGCAGGCGGGGCAGGATCTCGGATCCCGGCTGACCGGGTCCCAACGCTCACTGCTATTGACAAGCTGTGTGCCTTTAGGAGGAGAACCTCTTGGACCCTCAAGCTGCTCCTGGGCAATTGCGCTCACAGTGGCCCAGTGCCACGCGCATAGGAGGCACTGAACAAATGTTAGTTAGTTGCTTCCTAGAACTTGGGGACGACGGGGCTGGTGCTTGGACCGGGAGGTGGGCGGTCCCCGAGCGGGGCTGGCCGCTCACGGCTGTCTCTTCCCGGCTACCCAGGGCATCTACAGCTGCTTCAGCGGGGTGCAGAGCCTGGCCAGCCCCACGCGGCCCCCCAGCCCGGACCTGACCGCCGGCTCGGCCCAGGCCAGCGTGCTCAAGATGCTGCAGGCGGCACGCGACATGGTGACCACGGCGGGCGTGAGCAGCTCCCTGGACCGCGCCGCGCGCACCATCGAGAGTTGGGGAAGCGGCCGCCgcgcgcccccgccgcccgcTTGCCCCGGCCCGCGGCCGCCCACCCCCGGCCCGTCCCCCGAGCCCAGCCCCAcgggctggggacagggaggcGGGGGCCGCGCCGCGCCGGGGCGCAGAGCCCCGCAGCCCCCGGGCCGCCCCCCGACGCCCAGGCCGTCGCTGCCCGACGTCTCCTGGGTGTCGGGCTGGGCCGCTCGGGAGGCGCGGCGGCAGTTGCCGGCAGGGCGCTGCGGGCGGCTCCTCTCGGGCTCCGAGCGGCGCGCGCTCCCAGAGCGCCCCCTGTCTCCGCAGCGCTGCCACTACAGCTCCTTCCCTCGAGCCGACCGGTCCGGGCGCCCCTTCCTCCCGCTCTTCCCGGAGCCCCCCGAGCCGGAGGACCTGCCGCTACTCGGGCCGGAGCAGCTGGCTCGGCGGGAGGCCCTGCTACGCGCGGCCTGGGCCCGGGGCTACCGCCCGCGCCACGCTTCCCTGCCCAGCTCTGTGGCGGAGGCCTTCGCCTGGCCCAGGTCTCTGCCCGCGGGGTGCGGCCACCCGGCCTGCGCGCACTTGGCGCAGGCGCCGGCGATGCGGCTGCCGTCCTACCGGGAGGCCTGCcaggagggcgtgtgggccagggtcCCCGCCTGGCCTCACAGACAGCACGCCTGCCTGCACGCCCACGCCCACCTGCCGCTTTGCTGGGGGGCCTTGTGCTCCCCTTTGCCCCCCTGTGCCAGCCACAGCCCCTGGCTCACTGGGGCCTGGGGGCCTCCGGGGCACAGGGGCAGGACCCTGGGGCTGAGCACAGGCTACAGGGACAGTGCGGGGCTGGAAGAGGTCAGCAGGGTGGCCTGTGGGACACACGGCTTCCCTGGACCTTGTACCTGGAGGCGGATCTCCAGCTTAGAGTCAGAAGTGTGAGGGGTCAACCACGGTGGTTCCTGGTCAGCTGGATTGTCTGCCTGGCGCTGTCAGGGTTAATGGGGCAGGTGACCTGGACTTTTCTGGCTTCTGCCTTGAAATCCTGGCTGTGGGCCCCCAGCGACAGATGTCTTCCACGGTCAGTTCGGTGACCTCGGCAGTCTCAGGTCCTGGCGTGGGCTCCGGGGACTCTTGCTGTCCTCTCATGCAAAGCCCTTCCCACCTGTCCTGGAATCACCAGGGGGCAGTGGGCTCTCCCTGACCTGCCCTTAGCTGTTCTTGGTCATGATTGCTGGGGGCCTGGTGTGGGGGAGCATGGAGACTGGAACCCCAGGGTTGGGGCAGGGCTGTCCCATTCCTTGCTCTCCCTGTCCCGAGTTTCTTCTCAGAGCATCTGGGGCATTAAACAAATCTTTTACAACCCACTGGTCCTGGCTGCCTCATTCGGCCTCCCTGCAGGGGGCGCACCACAGCCTGCAGGCAATAGGAGCACACTGAGGGTGTCCCAGGCAGGGTGTCTGCTTAGGGAAGGTGAGCAGCTCCCTCTGGGGGAGTATCTGGGAGAGGAGGCCGAGGGCGGGCTCCGGGCAGCAGAAGCCACTTGGTATTCAGTGGCAGCTCCGACCCGCCCTGGAGCTGGATGTGACAAATGTGCTCAGCGTGGGGGCTTGGGTGGCGACAGACACAGTTCATCCTTCAATCTCCTTGAAGAGAGGCTCATGCCAGGGGCTGTGGGTGTCCTGCCTTGCCAGGGGTCCACATGGGAGCCTGACGGCTAGCGGTAGGAATGGGAGGTCTGCTGTGGGGAGCCTCCTGGGCTCTCCTGGGCCCCGACTGACCTGCCGGCCCTGCAAGTCCGGCACAGGTAGCTTCTGCGATCAGACACGGCTCAGCTCTGCTGGTGCCGGGGCTCCTCGTGGGGGGTCAGAGCCCCAGGTCAGAGAATCTGCCCGATGTCTCAGTCCTTCACCCTCCCTCTGGGCTCCcggccctgctccctgcccccacgtCCTTGCTCTGTCACTTGTCATCATTTCGGGACCATATAGAAGGATGGCTCTTGCTTACAATTTCCAATGCTTTCCCACCTCTCGTGCCGTTCATCTCCCACAACGACTCTGTGCTGCAAACGAGCCCGCATTCTCCCACTCATTCCACAAACACAGTGTGACTGGTGCCGTCAGACCTCGGCTCGTGTGAACATGGAAAGCCTGAGGCCTCGCTGTCCTTGACAAGTAGGGGGAGGCAGCGCAGAAACTACCTCCATGTAACAgggagggggccagggagggcAGTGCTCAAGGCCAACACCACGAGCAGCCACTGCCCCTGCCCTGTGCCCTTCCCCACACAGCTCTTGTGTTTCCTGGGCTCCAAGTAGTCCATGACTGCAGGTGAGGCCacgaaactgtttttttttttttgtttggttttaggcACGAGAACAGCTGAAATGGTGGAGTGAGAGAaacattttcttaagatttatttatttatgagagagagaaactttagcaaactctgcagagtgtggagccggacgcggggcttgatctcacgactcggagatcatgacctgagcctaaactaGGAGTCAGACCCTTAACGGACAGCGCCACCCAGGCGGCGCCCCTGGAGTGGGGGAAATTTCTAACACTGCTCCTTTCCCGGCTGGACAGCCGGACTCCGCCATAGATGGGTGGCCCCCGATGTCATGTCCTCTGCCCTGTGGATTTTCCAGGTCTCAGCCACAGGTGGTAAATGTGGGTCTAGAAGAGTGCTCGAGGCCAGTGCCCTGGGAGTTGACTTTGACTATAGCGGCGGCTGGTGAGACAGTTAACTGCTGGCTACCGGCCCCTGGACCCGACGGACCCCTCCTGCTTCCTGACTCTGAGCACAGCTCTGGGTGGAGGGCTGCAGCCAGTAGGCTGGGAGGAGTCTGGACGTCCAGGCTGCTCTCCGCTCACTGCCCAAGATCATTAATAACCAAGAACTGGAAAGATAATTAAAAGCCAAATGTGAAGCTGAGCCTGCTGCTGACTGGCTCCGAGGAGGGGCCAGTCTTGCTCCTGGAGCCGGGCTCTTGGCTGCTTCGTTCCTGCTCTAGGAATGTGTTCTGGGGAAAAGCGAGCCCCACAGGAAGTGGAGGCAGGGAGGTCGCCTCCCCCAGGTTCAGAGCCGGCTTGGTCTGGCTCCCCAGCCTCCTGCTCAGAGCCGTGGTGCTCCCTGCACCTCTGCGGGAGGACCAAGAAGGGGCCCTGCACCATGGAGCGGGGCAGAAAGCCTGCCAGGGGAGAGTAAGGGAGGCGTGTCGCAAGGCCACGGACGAGCAATTATCATAAACGAGGGTCTGTGTAGCACAGAGCAAGCCGAGTCCGCCCCGACACCAGATACCTCGATGCTGGCTTTTTCTCCGGGTGGGATACACGGGGAGGGAGGCCTCAGTCACCAGCGGCAGGAGCTCCGGTGTCACCCTGCTGCTGCATGGCTGCTTCCCTGACCAGCTTTCCTGAGAGGCCCATTGGCCACCCCACCTCTCTCCTGGGGCCTGTGAGTGGGCAGGGGGCGCAGGGCTTCGCCAAGGGCAGGCATGATGACCTCGATCAGGACACCTGGGCTTCAGTCCTGGCGCCAGAACTCTCCAGCTGGGCCTCAGTTTGGCTCTTCAGTTCCTGGAGCCAGAGAGAGACCACTTTCTCCCCTAAAGCCCTCTAGACCCTGAACAATTCAGACCAGTGTCCCGTTTCGAATCATAGCAGGCAGTTGCCACAGATAATTCCTCAGGAGGCTAAGAAACCAGCAGGTGCCGGGGACCCAAAGCAGGGTCTCCGGTGACTCCTGGGTGTGTGGCGACGAGCGCAGTTATGGCTGGCAAGTGACCAGAGAGCCGAGCGTCAGGACCGAGAGCTTTGTCGAGCACTTTATTGAGCACTTCAGTTCCCACAACTGGTCAGCGCGGCAGGTcctgtcccccccgccccccatcacATAGGACGGGGAGGGGCATGGAGGCTCGGCCCTGCAAGGGGCAGCTCCAGCTTCTTGATCCACGTTCTCGATCCCCGAATTACACCAAGGTTCATGTGGAAAGCacccagcactgtgcctggcacacaccaggccctggggaagctcttctccctctgtcccacagaCACCATGAGCCCCAGCCCCGGGCCGGGGGAGAAGGTTTGCAAAGCTCGCTCCTGCAGTCCTGGGTCTCGGCTTCAGAAGAGCAGTTTTGCAGTGGCTGTTAGCACGGCCGACCCGGGGTCAGCCCTTCAGAAGACAGGTGGGGACAAGCGGGACAAGCGCAGTCACACTGCCCCAGGGCCTGGTCCTGCCAGGCTCCACCCCGGAGCTGGATTCCCGGGAGCCGGGGCGCAGCCCCCCCGCTCCAACACTCCGACCTCAGTCAGCCCATTGCTGAGGCTGCTCTGGGCCCCCATGTGGCGAGAACAGCTGTGTCACTAAGGGCCTGGCAAGGTGCCCGCGGCCCATCTTCCACCACGCAGCAGTGCGTCCCAGCCTGTCACCGGCCATCTGCCCCGTCCATGAGCCGGTGACCGCCTCTCTGGCCTCAGGTGAGGGAACAGGCAGGAGCCACTGGTGCCAAGGCCCAAAAAAACACAGACTCCCGCCTTGGCCTCACCTGCCCTTGGGGCCAGTCTGGATGAAAGGCACCAGGTGGAGGCTGCTGAGTGTATGCGCTGCTCCCCGGCCTCCTCTGTGGCCTCCTCCTCTGCCACGGACCCGGGGGGCCCCGCTGTAAAATGGAGGTCACGACCCGACTCGCCCACCTGACCACCCCAAAGGAAGCGCTTGCAGCCGCGCGTGAACAGGCATCACCGGGCTCTGTctgctgctggggtcctctccccaTTGCCCTAAGCTCCCCTGGCTATCACCCGGAGGGAGGAAGACGGCCTCATCTGACCTCCAGGTGGTCAGACAGCTGGTGAACGCCAAGGAGCAAAGGAGCCCAGACAGCAGCCATGGCGAGCACCAGGGCTCACTGTCAGGGACGTGGCCACCCACGGTGGATTCGGTCCCTCCAGGCCCGGGGCTGCGGGGCTGGAGGCGGGGCACCCGACTGTACTGCTGTGTTCCTCCAGACTGTCACATAAATCAACCTGGGCTTTATAATGCTAATAAATTCACGTCCAATATTTGCTTTGGAGCCTGGGGTGGCAAAATGACTTAATTTGCTTTGCCCTTAAGCAAGAGGGGATGTAACTGGGGAGGGCTAAGTACGGATGTTTTGTGTTTCTGGCCAGCAGCGGGGCAGTTCCAGGGAGGGCCACTGAgtgcctgcccttccccaccccccgggagccctccctgctctgcccaccGGGGGCCGGGGCCTCCCAGGAAGAAGCCGCCGTGGCAGATGGGGAACGGTGGTCTTGTTTTCACAAGGATGGAAAATCACAATACTTGGGGACGGACTAAGATGCGTGACAACAGTGAGAATGCAGACCATGGCCAATCACACACGGCCCCGGGCTCTCCCAAGCTATGGAGGCCATGGCGGGGGGCATGGACTCCCCAGTTCCTACATATCCCaggtcttcctccctctccttccgagACCACCAGGGGCCCCAGGAGAGCCAGTGTGGTCACTCTGTCCAAAGAGTGAACACCGCGCGGTGCAGTAGGCTATGAAGGTTCCCACATGTGGGCTGAGCAAGGCACTGAAATCAAAGGGGGGAGGGTGTTGGGGACCTGAGACCCCACCCCAGACAGGCAGCTCCAGGTCAAGCTGCTCTGGGCTCCAGGACaggtgggccaggcccagggctgggggcacaCCAGGGAGGGTCAGGAAGGACCCCAGGTCCTGAAGCAGAAGGCACACTGAAAATGCAGAGTTCACTAGTCACCTGGGTTTCCACGAAGGCTGGCCCAGCAGACGCATGCATGCTTGTGACAGGGATGGGACCACGGAAGAGCTGGCGAGGCGGCCAGAAACCCACCCCTCCTTCCGTGAGAATGGTACCCCATCTCACTCCACAGCACCCACAGCCTGGCTCAAAGGGAGCCACCTTTAGtactgaagagggagcagggacaGCCAAGCCTGCGGCTGCCCACAGACCTGACCTCTTAGGGGGTGGGAAGAAGCGCCTGCGCACAGCCTCACGCCGAGGGAGCTCCCAAGCCACTGTGATggcggctgggggaggggtcccTTCCGTGGTCCTTACACTCTGCCCCCTTACGGCAGGAGACCCTGTGGGCCGCATGCGGCAGTCAGGAGAGCAGAGGATCCCTGTGGGATCACAGGCTCTGGGCTTTAAACCGTCTCCTGGGCTGAGTCACCAGGGGCCCAGGAGCTCAGGACAGGTTGGCAGCCACGGCAGGGGCCCTCACAGCAACAGTCCAGGGACCTGGTGCCGATCAGCACTTCCTGTTCTCGTCACGGGGGCTGGCCAGGCCTACTCCAGGCCTGAGGGGAAGGGGGACCTGTCTGTCCCTGGCAATCCCCGTGGGGAGCAGGGTGAGGGCCTGGGAGTGGCTCTGAGGCAGCGGCTACTAGTGGAGCAGATTCCCCAGACAAGGATGCACGAGGGGCTGGGACAAGGGAGGGGACGTGGTGTCTGGTATAAACAGTGGCAGTGCCAGCACTGTCCCCACCGCGGGGGAGGAGCCTGCCTCGTGATTGTCTGGTACGGGTTACGCATAGAGCAGTGGCCCAGCGTGGAGTCTGGGGCATTCGTGTGCCCAGGCCGCACAGCTTGGTGGGCTGGGGCCAGCTCCACGCAGGGGGGCCCCGGGGAAGGGTCACCTGGGGAGTGAGGCGCAGCACAGACTGCGCGGAATCCTGTTTGCGGGGGGAGAAGACCCCCCAGCCGGAGATGTGGAGGGTCCCCTCCGAGAGTCTGGCCTCGCCTGCCCCAAGGAACCCTGGCAAGGAGCTGGCTCTTGGCTCTGCAGGGGGAAAGGTGAGCGGGGGCGCCAGACGGGAGCCCCCACCTCTCTTACCAGCAGACACATCCTGCCATCAAGCCTTGGTCTCGCTGAGGACGATGTTGGCGGTGACgaagaagaagcaggagaaagCCCAGAGCAGCACAAAGCCCACCCAGAAGGTGTGGCGGAAAGGGGACCTATGCTTGTTGACCGTCCCGTAGCCCAAGGTCAACTGGGTGTCCTTGCGGCAGTGGTAGACCAGGAAGGCGGGGATGACGTACTGGATGCCCGTGCCCGCGTACGCCCCCGTGATGCCCACCAGGGACTCCAGGTCATGGGTGCAGAAGGCCACCAGCACCGGGGGCAGCAGGGTGATGGTGGGGAACACCACGCGGTCCACGACCCAGGGGTACGTGCCCCCCTCGCGGTGGAAGAGCGTCTTCCAGTTGTTGCGGAGGGTCACGGCGATGATGGGGAAGTTGGTGCTGATGGTGAAGACGGGGAAGAGGCCCAGGAAGAAGCGCACGGCGGCCGAGCTCACGACGTCGCAGCGCGCGAAGTTGAGGGTGTACATGTCCATGAGGCTGTCGCCGCGGAAGCAGAAGATGGCCGTGAAGCAGAGGAGGCCGTAGAAGGCGAGGATGAGCACGTAGTCCAGGAAGACCAGGCACGTGAGGCGGCGCTTGGAGGACACGGGCGTGACGAGGGACGGCAGAGAGTGCTGGCACATGAAGGAGTAGACGCACACGCCGAACAGGTTCCGGACCCCGGAGAGGTCAGCCAAGGGCGGGTGCCCCTCCCGGTGCCCCTGCCCGATGCGCACCAGCGCCAGCGCAATCATGATGGCGAAAGCTGCAAGACAAGAGGGCGGTCAGCCAGCTGGGCAGAACTGGCCCTTCCCGGGGTAGCTGTTGGTCTGGGGCGTCCGCCGAGGGCCCGGAGCTCCGTGAGAATTGTGAAGTTCACGTACCCTGATGGCCACGCGCTGGGGCCACTGCGGACTGTGCTCCCTCTCCCCAGTGTCTCTCGGGGGATTTGGGCCTGAGAGGGGCTGTGCTGGGGCAGCGGGCAGGGTGGCCCCACGCCGTCTTCCCTGAGGAGTGTGTGGTCCTGGCCCGGTTTACTGCTCGGCTCCCCTGAGGGGCTTTCTTGGAGCCTCTACCACTCCCTGGCCTGGCGCAAGCCTGGGGCGGAGCTCAGGTTCACTCTCCGACAGAGGCTAGACTGTCTGAAGCATGGGCCCCCTCCCTGTGGGGGAAGCTGGGGGTTTCCCCGCTGTCCCCTCAGGCCACATCACACTCCCTGGAGCCCAGGAACGAGGCCTTTCTCCTGGGATTCACAGAAAGCCAGCCCAGGGTCTTCCCGCAATGACACTTGGGAGTGGGAGCGGCAGGAATGTCATCTATTACTTTTAATCGGAACTGTCTGACAGAGAGGACAGGAGCGGGGCGGGAGCAAGGGAACAGGCCTGTGCAAATTGCCAATAAAGAGAATGATTGGTTTCTTCCTCAGCCCGCTCAGGTCCCTGTGGCTCCTGACTCTGGACGCCCCTCCACCCCCGCTCGAGACGCTGCCTTTTGCACCCTGCCGGGTCAAGGGGAAAGCAGCGACCCGTTTCCTGTGGGGGTCTTAGCCCCGGGAGCCGTCTCtggagggtggagagggggtgaCGGCACAGTCCGGGACCCCGGCAGTCTGGCTCGTCCCATGTCTGGGGCTGAGGGCAGGAGGGTGTGCAGGGCAGAGATCCGAGTAGAAGGACCACACCATGCGAAGTGCACTGGGCCGGGGTGGAGGTGGGGTCCCCTGTGTGCCAGCGAGTCTGTCTGAGGACCAGAAAGGGTCACAACACGAGCTGAGCAGTCAGGGGGCTGCCGCTGGCAGACTGAAgccggggaggggaggcgcggggAGCGCCTGGGGACGAATTCTTCAGGAGGCAGTGGCCGGCACTTCTGCGATTCAAACCCCGCTCTGCCACCACCGTCTCCTGTGTCACCTTGTGACCGGGTGCTACTTGCAGCTTGGAAAGAGGCGAGTGGAGAAAGCTGTCCCTGTGGCTTGGCCTCAGGGCCCTGGGCGTGGTGGGAGAAGGCAGAGAGCCAGCAACCCCGAGTCACTGAGTCAGGCTGCCCCGCGCCGCGGGTGCTGTAGTGCTCCTCtgcccaccttcctcctccaCGCCCCACCTCCAGGGAGCGGTGGGACACACAGGCTGGCTGACCTCAAGGGGAGCTGTCTGCGCAGCCCTGGCTTTCCCAACTGCAAATACACCAATTTATGGAGGTTCCCCAAGGCAGGAGGTGGGGTTTTTAAAGCACACGGAGGCGTGGACAACCTCCATCCTCAATGTATGGCTACTGACGGGCGGCTTCTGGAGTCACCGGCTTGGGAGCTGCGTGTCCTTCTGTCAATGATGATACGGAACGTTTTCTAGAACTTTCAGGTGGCTCACAAAGGCGTGGCTATGGGAGATAAGAAAACTTGCCTCACCGGTTTCCCGTACTTAGGCTTACATCACTGCGGGATCACCGGAATTAGTCGCCCGCCTTGTTCTCTTACTAGAGTCGATTTCCAAAAACTGGATCTACCCCCAGGGGCTAGATGTTGGATCCTATCCAGGAAAGAAGATGCCAGAGGCTGTTGGGAGGCGCTTCCAGCATTAAAGAGTGGCAGCTCCGGGAGAAGGCCCCAGAGGGGGACAGGCTCGGCTCACCCAggggccaccccccaccccgcgagCTCCACTCCTGTGAGCCCCACCCCCATGAGCCCCACGCCACGCCACTTTCTCGAAAGCTCACATAAGCTGCGTGACTTGGCAGCACAGGAAGGCAGTGGTGCTCCATCGTCCCCCGGATCCTGACTGAGTGCCTGCCGGGGGCCGCTTACGGCTCCAGTCAGGGGAAGGGGGGGCATTTGTAGGAGCACCGCACTCCGAGCTCAGCAGCTCTCCCGAGGAAGGGCACCCCACGCCCCCAGAGCAGGCGCCCAAGGAACGCCGCCTGGGCTTGGATGCACTGAGGACTGGCTCTGTGACGGGAGCCCCGGCAAGCCTTGGGAAGGGGTAGTGGGAGCGTGAGGCCGGGTAGCCCTCGGGTCCCCCCACACCTCCTTGCCCCCATCACTGCGAGGACACAGGGTGGGTGCTGGCCTCTTCTCAGGAGTGGAGAGGCAAAGGCAAATGTTCTGGCCTGGTCTCCCAGCTGGCATGTTCAGAAGAAACCAGGGATACCTCCGACTTCATATTGTgatagagggacagagagggaagggacGGGAATGAAGCAGGAGGACCAGGTCCTGGACTAGAGgcaccggcccctccccctgtgacCACACCCCTCACCCCTGGCTCCTCCCTCCCGTGCCCACCAGAGGAGCAGAGTTCAACAGCCATCTCCTAGATTGATGGTCCCATCCCTGGGAGACAGCTGCTCGCCAAACTCAGTAGGCCTGATCATAAATCAAGAAGAAAGGAGGGTGATGGGCGTGAGCGACAGACTGTCAGGAAGCACGACAGAGAGCGGGGCTCTGAGTGTCCACGGATGTCCGACACTCGGCCGGCCACTGCCAGAAGCTCTTGCACCGACCTGGCCATGGCTGGGTGGGAGGTGTGGACAGACACCGCCCAGAGTGGTGGGCGCTCCCCGAAGTCTTGCTGACCGGGCCTGCGGTTCCCCGGGGCAGgggtctctctgaccctcccaaGCCACGCTCAGAGAGCCCCAGGGAGGCGACCAGGGTCACAGCCCACATTCCCCTGCATCCTCGCCGGAACTCCCACTCCAGGGGGTGAGGAGATGCAGCGAGTTGCCAGGGAGGAGTCTGTGGTGGGGAAGGAGGTGAGGGCCTGACACATGTCACATGAGGAGTGGCTGCTGGCCTTGGGTGGCACAGCGGCGAGGTGACGAGGCAGGACAAGAGACTTCTCTTTAAATAGCTGAGGTAACAGCTCATGTGAAAAACCTGCACTTGTTTTGCGGAGCTCATGGCCCGGCTgggaccacccacccacccaacaaAGCCGTGCTGAGTGCCCAGGCCCACGCACACTTCTGGGCAGCTGGGGAGAGTGCACTAAGCAGATACCCTGTCTCTCGGGAGGCCACCGTCCAGGGCAACTGATGGAAGTTGCAGAGGCAAATTACAACAAAAGAGAGAACTGGTAACAGCCACATTAGCTGCAGGGTAGGTGATGAGATCCCCATTGTGGGAGGAGCCCAAGTCCTATCGAAGCTCATGGGAAGAAGACCAGCCAGGGGTTGCAGCAGAGACCGGCCCCCAGGACGAGGTACTGGCAGCAGGAGGCGCCCCCCCGGGAGCTTCCCCGTTTCCAGGCTCCCACCCCAGCGATATGGCCTGGAGAGGTGTGCGACCTTCACACACTTACTCTGGCAGCTGCTGAGTGCCAGCCACTGGCCTTTGGGCGCAGcctgccccctgctcccccacATCCAGTCCTCGGGGGCCCGGGACAGTTGGCTTAGGGAAGACGCTGCCCTTCCCTTTTGGAGGAGGCCAGGTTCAAAGTAAATTTTACACCAAGAACATCCCATATGGCAATGTCAGCGCCCTATCACGGGGATGTCGGCGACTATCAGTGTGGCGGTCAAGGTGGCAGCACGTACCAGGTGTCCTCTCCTTTACCCAGGCACCAACTAGCTCTCAAAGCCATCAGAAGAGAAACCCTGCTTTCCAGAGGCGGCCTCCTGATCCTTCTCTCTCACCAGCAAGAGCTGGATAAGCAGCCCGGCCAGGAGCTGCGGGGCCTCGAGGCTGTCTGTCCTCACGGCTGTCGGTCCTCATGGCCCCACTCCTCTCAGAGAGTAG is a window from the Neovison vison isolate M4711 chromosome 5, ASM_NN_V1, whole genome shotgun sequence genome containing:
- the TMEM104 gene encoding transmembrane protein 104 isoform X1, with protein sequence MAGEITETGELYSPYVGLVYMFNLIVGTGALTMPKAFASAGWLVSLVLLVFLGFMSFVTTTFVVEAMAAANAQLHWKRMENHQEEEDDDSSTASDSDVLVQDNYERAEKRPILSVQRRGSLNLFEITDRVEMGQMASMFFNKVGVNLFYFCIITYLYGDLAIYAAAVPFSLMQVTCSATGNESCGVEADRKHNDTDPCWGPLRRVDAYRIYLAVFTLFLGPFTFFDVQKTKYLQILTSLMRWVAFAIMIALALVRIGQGHREGHPPLADLSGVRNLFGVCVYSFMCQHSLPSLVTPVSSKRRLTCLVFLDYVLILAFYGLLCFTAIFCFRGDSLMDMYTLNFARCDVVSSAAVRFFLGLFPVFTISTNFPIIAVTLRNNWKTLFHREGGTYPWVVDRVVFPTITLLPPVLVAFCTHDLESLVGITGAYAGTGIQYVIPAFLVYHCRKDTQLTLGYGTVNKHRSPFRHTFWVGFVLLWAFSCFFFVTANIVLSETKA
- the TMEM104 gene encoding transmembrane protein 104 isoform X2, translated to MAGEITETGELYSPYVGLVYMFNLIVGTGALTMPKAFASAGWLVSLVLLVFLGFMSFVTTTFVVEAMAAANAQLHWKRMENHQEEEDDDSSTASDSDVLVQDNYERAEKRPILSVQRRGSLNLFEITDRVEMGQMASMFFNKVGVNLFYFCIITYLYGDLAIYAAAVPFSLMQVTCATGNESCGVEADRKHNDTDPCWGPLRRVDAYRIYLAVFTLFLGPFTFFDVQKTKYLQILTSLMRWVAFAIMIALALVRIGQGHREGHPPLADLSGVRNLFGVCVYSFMCQHSLPSLVTPVSSKRRLTCLVFLDYVLILAFYGLLCFTAIFCFRGDSLMDMYTLNFARCDVVSSAAVRFFLGLFPVFTISTNFPIIAVTLRNNWKTLFHREGGTYPWVVDRVVFPTITLLPPVLVAFCTHDLESLVGITGAYAGTGIQYVIPAFLVYHCRKDTQLTLGYGTVNKHRSPFRHTFWVGFVLLWAFSCFFFVTANIVLSETKA